From the Montipora capricornis isolate CH-2021 chromosome 2, ASM3666992v2, whole genome shotgun sequence genome, one window contains:
- the LOC138038283 gene encoding uncharacterized protein yields the protein MAGTRKNGEALGRTGNSETIPIPLGNSDILRKLSELPKAFPHFVRRQKDELSNILTCLRPDNECQCVLLHGAPGIGKTTLAIKAGNEILEVNDRALVVYINCKYIYSYADFSEKVIRQIYPSRFPANNPEAEVKNRLIALNKNFFILLLLDNFEFLLGNANGNEQENQRSAASLRPANSKDRRLIKEFIGEIAECVRNVKLLVTSSNIVCFRQIGKKMMTLNPFSPEETFELLKNVRGDRVTVETSKELCEACNGIPLVLYTLTSSAINLAALVAYMNSSSPHDPAISKSLDYCFSRLRTQEQHTLLSLALVRGWFTLPKVAKAFCSATSSDRDIKRHVVELGNCSLLQQNIFGETCQYTFLSIIRDYCKRKAASEEEFRVVFRGARNLLIDHLISFLKDTLKKFLSKDAVESAIDDFACEKENVIQLVEWIDSGEVDAERVTKCIDAFNVAGELLAKMMPKSMFKKVYKSLRRKCKKIGDKRRRGECLTSLGIKEIFNCTCRTGLCFKATARAQHYLEKANTIQSDLGINHGNSRAQCLAKLGRCLAKSNDTRERGRALIEDAILIRRNAVRTPDEEEGGENICHVMLGATFNDKAVALSLENHHRQAVKIREEEVLPIYRKRLGDHPFTATILNNLSNNYHDLREIEAAERYVREALEIRLNLLDVHSDTCKSLFDLAMVLKEKREFQEAKTNLEKCKAMQEKVADDDPKFV from the exons ATGGCAGGAACGAGGAAAAACGGGGAGGCACTGGGAAGAACGGGGAACAGTGAGACTATTCCAATCCCCCTTGGCAACTCTG atatCTTACGGAAATTGTCTGAGCTTCCAAAAGCGTTTCCACATTTTGTCCGTCGACAAAAAGACGAGCTTTCAAACATTCTGACCTGTCTGCGTCCAGACAACGAGTGTCAATGCGTCTTACTACATGGAGCTCCAGGAATTGGGAAGACAACCTTGGCCATCAAAGCCGGGAATGAAATACTTGAAGTTAACGATCGCGCACTGGTTGTATACATAAATTGCAAGTACATTTATTCTTACGCAGACTTTTCAGAAAAAGTCATTCGTCAAATTTACCCATCACGTTTTCCTGCAAATAACCCAGAAGCTGAAGTCAAGAATCGTTTGATTGCACTGaacaaaaatttctttattcttttgttgctgGACAACTTTGAGTTTTTACTAGGTAATGCGAATGGCAACGAACAGGAAAATCAACGATCGGCTGCATCTTTACGTCCCGCCAACAGTAAGGACAGAAGGTTGATCAAGGAATTTATCGGTGAAATTGCGGAGTGCGTAAGAAACGTTAAATTACTTGTTACTTCATCGAACATTGTTTGTTTTCGTCAAATTGGAAAAAAGATGATGACATTGAATCCGTTTTCACCAGAAGAAACCTTCGAGCTGTTAAAAAATGTACGCGGCGATCGAGTAACGGTCGAAACATCCAAGGAACTATGCGAAGCTTGTAATGGTATTCCGCTCGTTCTTTACACTTTGACGTCGTCAGCAATTAATCTGGCCGCCTTAGTGGCGTATATGAACAGCTCTTCTCCACACGATCCCGCCATTAGCAAATCCCTGGACTATTGCTTCAGTAGACTAAGAACGCAGGAACAGCATACCCTTTTAAGTTTGGCTCTTGTTAGAGGTTGGTTTACGCTACCTAAAGTTGCCAAAGCCTTTTGTTCCGCTACGTCAAGTGATCGTGATATCAAACGCCATGTTGTAGAACTGGGAAACTGCTCTCTCTTGCAGCAAAATATATTTGGGGAAACATGCCAGTATACATTCCTCTCGATCATTCGAGATTACTGCAAGCGCAAGGCGGCATCGGAAGAGGAGTTTCGTGTGGTCTTCCGTGGCGCTCGTAATCTGCTCATCGACCACCTCATTTCTTTCTTGAAGGACACTTTAAAGAAGTTCTTAAGCAAAGATGCGGTGGAGTCAGCTATCGACGACTTTGCgtgtgaaaaagaaaatgtgatTCAGCTTGTAGAGTGGATTGATTCGGGTGAAGTGGATGCAGAACGTGTTACGAAATGCATTGATGCCTTTAACGTGGCGGGAGAGCTGCTTGCAAAGATGATGCCGAAGTCCATGTTTAAGAAAGTCTACAAATCCTTGAGgcggaaatgtaaaaaaattggaGACAAGCGAAGACGCGGTGAATGTCTGACTTCCCTTGGaatcaaagaaattttcaaCTGTACGTGCAGAACTGGTCTGTGTTTTAAAGCTACTGCACGAGCTCAACACTATTTGGAGAAAGCAAACACAATCCAGAGTGACCTTGGCATCAACCATGGTAACAGCAGAGCCCAATGTCTCGCTAAGCTTGGACGCTGTTTAGCAAAAAGTAATGACACCCGTGAACGAGGAAGAGCTTTGATTGAGGACGCAATTCTCATCAGGCGAAACGCAGTAAGGACACCTGATGAAGAAGAAGGCGGCGAAAATATCTGCCACGTCATGCTGGGTGCAACATTTAATGACAAGGCGG tggCTCTTTCGCTTGAAAACCACCACCGACAGGCCGTAAAAATCCGAGAAGAGGAAGTTTTGCCGATCTACAGAAAAAGATTAGGTGATCATCCTTTCACTGCTACCATCCTTAACAACCTGTCCAATAATTATCACGATCTGAGGGAAATCGAAGCCGCTGAACGGTACGTGAGGGAAGCTTTGGAGATTCGACTGAATTTGTTGGACGTCCATAGTGACACCTGCAAATCCCTGTTTGATCTTGCAATGGTGTTAAAGGAAAAGAGGGAATTCCAGGAGGCAAAGACCAACTTAGAGAAGTGCAAAGCGATGCAAGAGAAAGTAGCGGATGACGACCCTAAATTTGTTTAA
- the LOC138038281 gene encoding uncharacterized protein has product MAEASDNSCSSEDDEYSDPLEVAASAGARLSVPEKASISRKRKVPTNPAEKKRNVRGSVDPKVSAWDRMNEFKDQCLTTVSGNLRCDACRETLSKKKSTVKKHVASVKHITALEKIKKSKKKDQNIKDLLAKTSGGAKGSTLPEDMRLYRYELVEALLKAGIPLSKADSLRPFLEKYGHRLTSRNHLAEFIPTIHQKEIDLVKSEIAANSAFSVIFDGSTRLGEALAIVVRFIDKDWNIQQRLLKLEVLAKSMNGEELAQRLIQCMAVEYKIQPNQLLAAMRDGASVNEAGLRQVMFFFPNIFNVICFSHTIDNVGKHFEFSVLDTFSRCWNTMFSLSPAARLLWKTRTGTAMRLHSKTRWWSKWEVLNQVMEFFGDVEPFLRENDNLSPVCRASLLEIFDDPVTARDLDIELAAMIDAGKHFVQATYYLEGDGPLVFACYERLSALAHAIAIDSFPNTEAKARQHAGRNMALYNQLVAQGKACINPGFRFYQQKFSLQFHNVVRAFKAARLCCPVQVQALRPTAVSVQELKQFSFITDAEVVQLVEELPNYLATADGAAIETEEDKVQWWATHAAALPNWSAAVKKILLVQPSSASAERVFSLLQNAFSKQQEAALEETVETSVMLRYNDNKRT; this is encoded by the coding sequence atggcggaggcgaGTGATAATTCATGCTCGAGTGAAGATGATGAATATTCAGATCCTTTGGAAGTAGCAGCTAGTGCTGGAGCTAGATTAAGTGTTCCAGAAAAAGCCAGTATCTCTCGGAAAAGAAAAGTGCCGACTAATCCAgccgaaaagaagagaaatgttCGTGGATCAGTCGATCCAAAAGTGTCCGCGTGGGATAGAATGAACGAGTTTAAGGACCAGTGCCTAACTACAGTGTCGGGAAATCTAAGATGTGACGCCTGCAGAGAaactctttccaaaaaaaagagtACTGTCAAGAAACATGTAGCATCCGTAAAGCACATCACAGCGCTAGAGAAGATTaagaaaagcaagaagaaaGATCAAAATATCAAGGATCTTCTTGCAAAAACAAGCGGAGGAGCAAAAGGATCCACATTACCCGAAGACATGAGGCTCTATCGATACGAGCTCGTGGAAGCTCTGCTGAAGGCAGGTATCCCTCTTTCAAAAGCCGACAGTTTGcgaccatttcttgaaaaatatggtcATCGCCTGACATCTCGGAACCATCTCGCAGAATTCATTCCCACGATTCATCAGAAGGAGATAGACTTAGTGAAATCCGAAATAGCTGCCAACAGTGCTTTTTCTGTGATCTTTGATGGGAGCACCAGGCTTGGGGAAGCGTTGGCAATTGTCGTCCGCTTCATTGACAAAGATTGGAATATACAGCAGAGGCTTCTCAAACTTGAAGTTCTAGCCAAGAGCATGAATGGGGAAGAGCTTGCTCAAAGACTGATTCAGTGCATGGCTGTGGAGTATAAAATACAGCCGAACCAGCTTCTAGCAGCAATGAGAGATGGTGCCTCAGTAAATGAGGCTGGATTGCGTCAAGTCATGTTTTTCTTTCCCAATATTTTTAATGTCATCTGTTTCTCACACACAATCGACAATGTTGGGAAACACTTTGAATTTAGTGTCCTAGACACATTTTCTAGGTGTTGGAACACCATGTTTTCTCTAAGTCCAGCTGCCCGGCTGTTGTGGAAGACAAGAACTGGCACAGCAATGCGACTTCATTCCAAAACCAGATGGTGGAGCAAATGGGAAGTCCTCAATCAGGTAATGGAGTTTTTTGGGGACGTTGAGCCCTTCCTAAGAGAAAATGATAACCTGTCTCCTGTTTGCCGTGCAAGCCTGTTGGAGATTTTTGATGATCCAGTTACTGCTAGAGACTTAGACATTGAGCTTGCTGCTATGATTGATGCGGGCAAGCACTTTGTTCAAGCAACTTATTATCTTGAGGGGGATGGTCCCTTAGTATTTGCTTGCTATGAACGTTTGTCTGCATTAGCACATGCAATAGCCATTGACTCTTTTCCAAACACCGAGGCCAAAGCTCGCCAACATGCAGGTAGAAATATGGCATTGTACAACCAGTTAGTTGCCCAAGGAAAGGCATGCATCAATCCAGGCTTCCGCTTTTACCAACAGAAATTCAGTTTGCAGTTCCACAATGTTGTTCGTGCATTTAAGGCTGCACGCTTATGTTGCCCAGTACAGGTGCAAGCACTACGTCCAACTGCTGTATCAGTCCAGGAACTAAAGCAATTTAGTTTCATTACTGATGCAGAGGTTGTACAGCTTGTGGAAGAGCTGCCAAACTATCTGGCCACTGCTGATGGTGCAGCCATTGAAACAGAAGAAGACAAAGTACAGTGGTGGGCTACACATGCCGCTGCTCTCCCAAATTGGTCTGCTGCAGTCAAAAAGATCTTGTTGGTGCAGCCTAGTTCAGCATCGGCTGAGCGAGTGTTTAGCCTGCTACAAAATGCATTTAGCAAGCAGCAAGAGGCAGCATTAGAGGAAACAGTGGAAACATCGGTCATGTTACGTTACAATGACAATAAGCGCACATGA